The DNA sequence AAGCCTCTTCGGAAGAAATATAATTCTATCTCTGTAAAATCCATCAGTACTGATTCTTCTCCCCAACTTCCAAGTCCACACATCACCAGGGTTTGGCCAATCCTGTGGAGCATAAGGTAAGCCTGCTCCTGTTTTCATTTCCTCAGAAACTGACCCAAAAGCTTCCCCATTTTCCTTCTCCATTAATACTTCCCACTAATCCTTTCCTATCTGAATAATCAAGAATCACAAATCCCAAAATTTgagaatcaaaattaaaaacacaAGATCACAACAATTAACAAGTGATAATCATACTTACCTATATTAAAGCCACAAAAACCATACTCCAActcaaaaataacataaaaatgaCATGCATGATCATTTTTTCAACAAACCAAGAAATTCAAGAAATTTCTTAAACTCAcccacacatacacacacactgCAAATTCAAGAAATTTAAGTAAGAGTGTAGGCTCACCAGGAATACAAAGTTGTTTCTGGCCTGCAGGAGAGAGGAAGAGAGAGCTTAAGCTCAAGGGAGCACTAAACTTTGCATTGAAGTATTGTACAAGTAGAGGAAGCAACACTTGcatttatttgtgtgttttcttctctcttttttaGAAATGTAGGTGCACATATTACGGGGTTCACAGTGACcattattaatatttgtctaTATATGCAGATACTACATACTAGCATCACTCTGTGTACACAATCTTTACATGCAGATTCTGGTATAGTGTAATTATTGATTCTGTACAAGAAATCTGTGAGgccaaaaaatttataaaaagaaatcaaTGCAAGTTTTCATAAGTGAGGCATATTACTAGAACTGGCATGAGAACTTCAAAAGAAATGCTTACAAACATAGTAAAAGTTACAGCGTCTCAGAAAAGCTAAAGATCTCTTGAGTGAAGTTTCGGTGAAAGAACAAAGAACTTGGATTTAAATACATTTTCTTGCTCTGCCGAATAGTACTGCTTAACTACTGCTCCATGGTCTCAATTGAATTATATACGCCGGTTTGGACACGGAAATCaagaaaatatatgaaaaattaagtaaagttggatgaaaagtgagtaagagttgtgacaaaaaaaaagtgagCAAGGGCCTagatcaatttatatttaatagtaaTAGATTTGACATAGTGAGGAAAATAACGTTGgtaatagtgttttacattACTAAAAgttaatagtattttatattactaaaagTTACTTCAACAATTTTAGGAATATATAAAAATCAGAGGGATGTACAAAATAGAAATCTAAAATCTAAGCATTGAtgaatgattttaaaaaatctggCATTTCTCAATTTGATAAGTTATCCCTGGTTGTTAGATGAGATCTTAGTCCCCATTTTAACATTGGGAAAGTGATCTCCATCTTAAGCTGTAGCCAAAAAAGGATTAGGCCTATGAGTCCTGTATGCTATGTGACAGCCTATGTCGAGTTTGGTTTTCTCTGTATCAGCCAGATTGAGTTTGGTTTTCTTGTAACCAGCCAGATTCAAGCTCAACAGCAACTCCAGCCATCGACTCATTAGAGACCTCAACTTTGCATGGGCAACCTGCTAAGACTGTTCCTGATCGAACGAAAAATTCTCGAAGAGATGCAATAAACAACATAACAAACATTCATGACTAATGAGCTTGAAAACAGGATAAACCAACCATCTAATAATGTTTCAGCCAAACCTAAGTTCTATAGGCCTCCATTAAAGgggaaacaaaattttaaaaagtgaaATTATACATTTTACACTGGAATCCTCAAAATCTATAAAAGGATATCAATATCTGATGACACATATCGGGTTCTGAGTGATCAGGTAGGACCGATATTTATATGACAAACTAGTTTGGTTCAGTAGCCCCTGCTGGACCAACAAGTACCCCTTGTGCTGAGCCTTCCTTCTTGCTGGCATCGTCCTTCACTTCATCGCCTTTCTTGATCCTGATTTTGTATTTAGCTTCAAAGTCGGCCAtttccttctttttcttttccaatGCCTCATTAAGTCGAGCAATCACCATCTCAAGCCCCTCCTTATTGTGTTGGACAGCTGGCAAAACCTCTTTTATGGTTCTCTCAACCAGCACACCACCAATCATGCGGTAACACCGACGAGACTGATCTAGAGGCTTTATGGCATTGATTACCAGTGAGTGCTCACTGACCTCCATCTCTAGTTCCGTAATTTTTGAGTAAACTTGGTTAATGTCAGCCCTCATGTTTCCATATATGGTGGCAACTGCTTGCTCATTAACTGGTTCCTCAGCTTTACCAGCCATGATACTGATTCAATAAAAGACAACATTCTTGCATTACAAAATCTGATAATAATTAGAACTTGTCGAGTGTCAATGCAACCAATTATATGTTTAAACATCATTGTGCAAGGGTTGTCATGCTGGATCACAAAAGGAGCATGGTACATATTTAAGTTGCAAATGTATACAATTTGACTGCTAACAATAGAAATAAAACCATAGAAAAGCCTCAGATTACAGTTTCAACTAGTTCTTTCAGACTACTATAAAGTGCTTCTAGTTTTCCTTCCAGGATTAGAAACATCCCAGTCCATGATAAGTTAACTAATCATAGGCATATCACTGTGTGGTGTTAATGTAAATTAGATAGTTTATGCAGCATAACTAATTATCATGTTTATATGCCATTTTTTTAGCATATACTTGATATCACAAGAAGCAAGAGCATGCTAAACCGATTGGCCTTCCGTAGTCAGGAAgcctaaaaaataaaacaaagaagaTATACAAATCTGAGGTCTTCTAGTGTTGGAGATGGTGGCCACCATTAGAAAACGATTGTTCTTCATAGGCATCAAACCAGGATccacaaagaattaattaacaGAAGCAATAGTATGCACACTTTTAGTAAGTTAACTTGTCATATACTTATTACTGATTGCACCATACAATATAGTGGCGTTTCGGTGAATTAGCAAAGCAAATCACTACCAACCAAGTTTACAAGCATATGTCAAATTAGCCATTTGCAAATACCAGGTCTGTTACACCCCAACATCATTTGAAAGCAAGATACCCCCTAGTTTATATATACCCCCGGAAGCATAACTACATACCGCCATACTCCATATTAAGGGAAATCTACATAGCACAAGTGTGGcagatacatacatataaatatcacaACTCTCAAGTATCATAAGGATAGAAGGCAATGTTCctgatatataaaaacaaagagTATATAGCTTGCATGCACATCAAAGACAtttaaaaagaaggaaaaagaggAGTCAAAGGAAAAAATATGGAGAAAACTGAAGTGCCTCAAGACAAAGCATCTAATCATGATATGATATATCTTGATTATCCAACAATATGCTTCACAACTTCTATTATTGATGATGAAGACGACAAACATGTCATGTTTTTATACATGAATCATGCATTAAGATAGCTCCACCAACTTCCAATCATAGAAGTACTAGATAGTATCATGCAATACCTCACTTCACCAAAAATCCTATGCAATTATTTGGATAGTTTGACCAGTGAACACTTTCTGGACACTAGAGTATCTTCTTTGGTTGAGACTAAATCTTTATTAACACTAAATTATCTTCAATTTTAAGCAAAAACAACATCGAAACAGATTAACAGATAGGGAAAACACAAAACAAGATCATTTGACAATTTTGGATCCTGCTGTTTCGATATACATCTACTGTTTCTCATCATTCCCACAAAAGGTTTCCCATCCTCCAAACTATACATTTAATGTTATACTAAATCAACTAACCCTTCCCCCTCccaaaaaaacaagaaatagaAGTTTACTTTAAATCAAGAAACACATATAGTTATCACACAATTTAATAAACGAAAAACAAAGACCAATTAAAAGCTGCAGTTTCACTTGATGAATAACCAATAGGATATATAAACTTAAAGTGCCACAAGAACTTCAATCAGAGCAACTCAAATATTGAAAACATCGGGTAGCTTGACCCTTGCTTGCACACAGCACACCCAATGTCATAAAACTTTCTTCGGCTTCTTCTGACTAACTAATCTCATAACTTTCATTAGCTCATCTCCCCTTTTTGTGACCTCTCACTTAATTTTTCAGTAATTTCGACAAACACTTAGAACCCCAATTGTATACCATCACTTCAAACATCGAAACCTCTCTTCTTGTTTAGTTTATACATTGGTACTAACACAAACTAAGATGAATCAATCGAGAATAAAGTAAGATCATAACAAAAACAAATGGGTATAGTTTAATTTCATGAGGACATGTTTCTAAACCCCTAATATATCCAGGCAATAAGAACAAGACATATAAACACAAGTACAAACAAATTCTAACCTAGGAAATATTGGATAAACAGAGACAAAGTTGTATACATATTTGAACGAGAAATCGGTACCTTAGCAGTGATGAAGTGATCAACTATCCCAGACTATGTTTAACTTCCGAAGGACAAGAGTTAGGAGTTCAATTTAACTCACACAGACAGATCGATTTGGGTTGGGTGTGTCCCCGAAATAATGAAATGGGTTTTGGACtttataaaactaatattttatacattttattaaataaataattttatctatgattctTAAGTGGTCATGTTTATTTTCCTGACACGATTATAATTTCGGGATTAGAGTCTTATGAaatgttattttttataataattattaggaACGATAGTGatgatcatttttttttaatctaacaAATAATACtaatgataattaaaatattagaataatatctgGGTAGAGAAGCGGTATAAAATCTATCGGTAATGAATACTTCCGATGTATGCTTCCTTCGTGGATATATACCTACTTTGAATAttcaataaagtatagttttataatatatttttttaaaaaaaaaatttgaaaaaaaatttgaataccaaatttttattcagaaaaaaaattaaaaaaatattgtggaactatactttaaacgAGTCCTCATCGGGGCGGAAGGAGTAAGAGTTTATATCGTGAATTTTATACTTAGCAATTAGCATACACTATTTTCATACTACAAGTTTGAATCGTGAAGATTTCAAGAGCGGCTCTTTATAACAATCTACACAAGATGAAGATGCAATAAACAACGATATACTTCAGTCAAAAAAGGAGCTGAAATTCAGACAAAGTGGTCTAGCATATAAAATAAATGCCAGTAGGAAGAATAATTCCTAGTAAAACACAGCGAATACGTTTGGTATCTTTTTCAAACGAACTTGAGTGAATGATAAAAGAAAGATGCatcttgaaatttaaaatcGTTCCCGGCTAAATGAACTGTCCAGTCAAAAAAGTTCTCCTAAGCTCAAAGTGTGAACCCACAACATGAACAGCTTCAAATAAAAACCTGCTGTCATGAGTAAGAACAAAGAGTTCTATTTGGTAAAGTAGCATTTTGAAGTACTTTTTTCACATTCACCTAATATTAGAAGTTTAATCAACATTAGAAATACATCTGCTCTTGACAGCAGGCAAGAGGCAGGGAACAGGAACAGGAACAGGTCAGAACAAGGATTAACACACACATCATCGCTACCATTAAAAGGTTAGTGATTACAAAGCCATTAAGAAAGAGATTAGGGTCGTTTGTCATATCAGTGTCACCATTTTTCAAAGACCAGTCATGTCTATCGGTAGTAAGCTTGCTGGTAAACTGGAGTCATTCCGTTACCATAGCCTCCATATGCAGGATAGCTCATTGGAACTCCTGGATATGACGCTGCTAGAGGAGGAGATGCTGCTTCCggtgagtaaacataatggctGGCTTGTGGACTCCTGCTGCCATGCCCGTACATTGGTGGTGCAACCTGGTATTGCGGAACCCCAGTAGCAGGGTACTGAGTGTGTGAGGGAGACCTTACGAATGTGGGAGGTGCTGGAAAAGATGACACGTAGGCATTTGTCAAGCGCCCTGCCTTGGCTGGGGGCATGGGGCCTCCGTTGTTGGTTCTTGTTCGCTTGTTGGCAGGGACAGCTGCTGGCCTTTTCTTTTCTGTCTTGACCTTCTCCAACTGCTCGAGTcgtttcttcaagctttctgaAGGGAATTCAGCCTCTAGTTTGTACTCTTCAATGCACTTGACAACAGCTCGTAATGCAGACTGCTCTTTTCGTGCTGCTAGCTGCTGTCAAACACACGAAAACGATAAGGGATAGTTAGATCATGTTCTCCAcaagttttataaaaaagatcCTACACGTTAATTTACAGATAATACAACAAATTAAGATTTCTATATAGTAAAGTTCTGCAGGGGCATGTACAGCCAATATGATAAAGAAACAATAGCTGAAAATGACAATCATATAATGCCATGGAAGCAGAATTCTACAAGTTACATAACCTATGGcagcaaattttaaatatttacaacTGGGACAACAGAGGACTGTCTTAAAGTCTAATTATGGGAGAAGTCCTACAGAATAGAACACCGCCACTTGCCATTTTGAACTTCCAATACGAGCAAAAGAAGTGTGGTTTACCTCAAGCGGTGGCACATGAACCATTAGCACTGAACTATATACAGAAATTAATGATTATATGAGCCTTTTAAAGgaagaaaacaaataataacCATTTGAGTGATAAAACAATAGAGCATGTAAATCAAGGTCTAAGAAAGCAATACATACAGCAGCTCGGCTCGAATTATTAGGATCCTCTAAGATAGTAGTTGCAGCCTTTTTAGCATCCTTTAAGAAGGCTTTTAGCAGTGGCACAGGCGGGAATCTGTCCACAAGTCCAACTTCATAAGTGAAATGCACAGCATCAACTTGTTGGCCTCTACTAATCAATTCTTCAATCATATCTGTGCAAAAAGAAATTAGACCCGATTAGAACAGCTAGAAAACTGAAATATGTCAGATTATACTGTTATAATGTATAAATGTGCTAAGAGCATTCACAATAAGAAAGTGTAGTTAGAAACCACGCGAACGTGTCATTTCAGTTTTCTGTGGAACATTGCATAGACTAGAACTCCATGGTCACATTTTTAGTTATTAGTTTGGTGATTAAAGTCTCATTCTAACGTTGTGTCCAGCAAATTGCATACTCATGTGTTTCAATTATCCGATAACAAAAGTACCTCCTATACATATGACAGCATGAACTAGAACTATACAAGTAATGAACTAAAAAAGAAATTTGCAAATATCAACCAGCATGGTAACCTGTATATTAAAGTGGAACTAGTACTCAAGTTCTACAGTTCTAAAAAACATAACACCCTCCATATATGGATGACAATAGAAAATGATTCACCACTTAATTAAGACCAAAACAAAGCAGTATCAAGAAACTGTCCCCGTACCGGAATATATTTACAGAACTTGCACAAGAAAAGAGCTATTCTGCTATTTTTAAGTCCTATCGTACAATCAAATCATATTACGATGTCtatatatagaaaaatttaCATGGCTTAATATTATATAGCCTCCTCGTCATAATGGACAGAGACGAAACTGCAAATGTACGTATTGCCTATAATTAATATCAGTTTAGTGTGAGATATGCATCCACACA is a window from the Daucus carota subsp. sativus chromosome 8, DH1 v3.0, whole genome shotgun sequence genome containing:
- the LOC108197574 gene encoding prefoldin subunit 2, with amino-acid sequence MAGKAEEPVNEQAVATIYGNMRADINQVYSKITELEMEVSEHSLVINAIKPLDQSRRCYRMIGGVLVERTIKEVLPAVQHNKEGLEMVIARLNEALEKKKKEMADFEAKYKIRIKKGDEVKDDASKKEGSAQGVLVGPAGATEPN